GGTGCTTGCACACGATCATTGGATGTATTGCAGAATGGAGCTGCCATCCACTAATAAAACGGTCCTATccctgtccgtaatgcggacaatagtaggacatgttctattctgttGTGGAACGGCAATGCGGACATacagatacggaatgcacatggagtcattttcGTGGTTTTTTTTGTGGCCTCATTGAAGAGAATTTTTCCGCATACAGACCGTAAAAAAACCTGAACTGACACacaaaaaatacgttcatgtacatgagcccttaaggaTCCATTCTGTTCCAGAAAATACCGGTattcatgttttgcagatccacacttTGTGGCCCGCAAAACATCCAGGATCACTATTCCTAGTGAAAACAGCAAGAGTCCTGGGTGATATCCATTTGTAGATCATAATTTGTGTAATTGTGGATTAATGAACACACATTCCTAGGCATTTGTAGCCTTTTCCAGCCTTATGGATCTCTATTACACGTTTTCTGAAAGTTTGCATTGAGGCTTGGGTCACACTAACCAGTCTTTCTTGTGAAGAACAGATTTCTCAgtaaccaggctttgtgtgcctttACAAAATGGGCAAAATgctaagctggcggtggatcgccaaagttatgaagaggcgccggcctctccataacttcggccgACACATCCAGAGGCAGTTCGAAATGTAAgagagcttccttgctgtcttacatttagacaattttctacgcctaaagccAGCCCATCCCCTTCCTGCCCACAATTTttaacctggcgtgagcgggacaAAGTCGCAGATAGCCACACAACTAACCATTGCGCtaccatctgcacctgaaatatgcaTAATTTAGGCAGATTgcagtatagtaaatgacccccattgtgtttATCTAGAATTGTCCCTTCGATAATGTCCCTTACAACTTAAATTATGACTACTACAGGTGCAGTCTGGACCGAACCTTGAGTGGGCCCCTTTCACTTGGTTCATAGGTTTAGGATGAAATATGTGTTACAGATTTTATAGAATCACTGTGCTTCAAACTGAAATACTGCAAGGATGGAATCTAGATTGAAGGCAGCTGATCTATAGGGCAGGACAAACAGAGACATGGACTTGGAACTCATTCAGATTTGCATCAAGACTTCTGGAATCCATAGAAAAAGAGACATGAACTTTGAACTTGTTCAGACGTGGATCAAGACATCTGGAaaccagacaaataaaaaaacagtCCAAACAGTAACCATTGCAGGGACCAGTGCACTGCCACACCGACACATGGCCCTAGATTCACATTCACAATGTATCGCTACCAGCCCACACAGCATACAATGGGACACAGTGAACAGACGTGTAACAATGTGTAAGCCATGCGGCAAAACCATGCTGTTCTATATGGTCCTGTCAGTCATCAATCTCAGACGGTGTGTGTTAGTATTTGTGAACTTCTAgcctaaaatatataaatatacactactgacaaaaagtttgggatatttggccTGTGGGTGAAatatcaggatgaacctaaaatgcactctaacctttataggtgaacttaatgtgaccttctctaaactttagAATCCACGTGCCCAAcagttcaatgtttcagtactttttgcacaacatGCTGTtatctaacaaggagcttaacggcaaaattcacaacaggtgtttgatccatgaattgcccaataaatttcatggttcaattagaattggtattttaaCAGGCCTCCTCATCatgcacattttgacatcatgagaccaagacgacaccttaaaattgatcaacagtatctcaccattgcgaggcttcaagcaggatgttctcagatggaagtggccactgagctttagagtgtcatcagcagagactggaagagtcacagaaaggcagattagtggacgtcctttggccacatcccacactgatgactgctccattgtgaacaatgccctgcagaaaaggatgatgaatgccacacaacttcaggcacatttaagggaggtgagaggcacccaagtgtcaggtCAGACTATTAAAAATCATTTACATCAaagtggtctgcgtgctagagaCGACCTGCAAGAGttcctgaccacaccaccaggcacacacatcattgtcttgcatgggcgagggagcatctacgctggaagagcgaccagtgggcctcagtgctgttcactgatgaaagtcaattcacgctgagcagaaataatGGCTGCCAACAATGTTGTAGACATCAAGGAGAGCGCAATGCATCATGCCCGGAACCTTTGGTtgttggtggtgttacagtgtgggcaggtgtgtctagtcaatacagaactgccatacactttgtgaatggtacagtgacaagcccatactacttgaataacatcattaatccagtcattgtgcctctgcataaaCAAcataggcctaatttcatcttcatggacgacaattctccagctcatcgaggtcgcatcaaaTGGAACTACATTTTCTCCAGACTTGAATCTGATTAAAAACATAAGGGATCAGCTGAATTGCCATGTACAGGCTCGTAGCTCTATACCCCAGGACTTTaatgacctgagggctgcccttcaagaagagggggatgccatgcctcaacaGAAAAAAGGTTGACTTAAGAACAGCACAAGATGTTGTTGTCAAGCTgaaattgatgctcaaggccacatgacaagttattgagacattaatATTTTTGTGGGGATATAATCACAAAATTGTTGGAGAAAATCATTATTGCATGCTTCTATTTAAAtgtcctactttcatgatataattacACTGTActgtgaactttttacgttttccataaatttcacctgaaatatccctaactttttgagaGTAGTTACCTTGCGCAGCAGAGTTGCCTACGAGTTGATCATCATTTTTGGCATGAAAAATCTTTTAGcgaataaataattattttaccAAATAAATTAGCCTGCTCCAGTATTAAGATCCCTTTGATGAACTACGTTGAGCAAGTAACCCGCACCTGTCGTCACTTGGCTTCAAATGCTGTTCCAAAACTAGGCtgttttttttagatgttttttttgGCCATGTCTAATTTGGCCTTTCTATTTTTGAGGCTGATCAATGGTTTGCACCTGGGGGTGAACCCTCTGGATTTACTCTCAAGAAGTCTTCTGTTTATGGTAGActtagatactgataacctacttCTTGGAGAGTGCTCTTGACTTAGGTAGATGTTGTAAAGTTTTTCTTCACCATAGAAAGGATTCTGTGATCATCCAGGCCTTTTTAAGTTCCTGAGTTCAGCAGTGCACAATTTTACCAGAATATACCAAACTATTAATTTGGCCACTCCTAACATTTCCACATCTCTCTGCTggatttcttcttttttcagCCTAACGATGGTCTCTTTCACTTCCATTGAGAGCTCCTATGACCAAATTCCAATGCCTCACCTGGAATCAACCTTTTTTGCCTGCTTAATTGATGGATCTATGGGAATGCAGCCCATTAAATAGCTTTTGAGATAATTGTCCAATTACCTTTAGTCCCTTGAAAAAGAGGCAGCTACATAATAAATAGCTGTAATTCAAAAGCCCTTCCTCCAATTAGGATTTGAATCCCCgcaaactaaggcctcatgcacacggctgttgttttggtctgcatccgagccgcagttttggcagctcggatgcggacccattcacttcaatggggccgcaaaagatgcggacagcactccgtgtgctgtccgcatccgttgctctgttccgtggccccacaaaaaaaatataacatgtcctattcttgtcctcgctctgcgatttgcggaccgcaaaacacaccacggtcgtgtgcatgtagcctatggCCTTatacacacgaccgtgctgttttttgcagaccgcaaactgcagatccgcaaaacacggaagccacccgtgtgcattccggaatttgcagaacggaatgggcggcccattgtagacatgcctattcttgtccacaaaacggacaagaataggacatgctatatttttattgcggggcctcggaacggagtaacggatgcggacagcacacggagtgctgtctgcatcttttgcgcccctattgaagtaaatgggtccgcacccgatcaACGGttacgtgcatgaggcctaaagctgagcgTCTGCACTTAAAGCTCATATTGATTATATATTAATTCAACCTAAGCCTGACAGGagcgttaaaataaaataaatcaactttatttctttatttgtaTTACTGGTTTAAAACTTACGGGTGTGTTGCCCCAAATTTCATGTGTAAAAAACAGGCTTCAAAAGGAGCATACACTGTGTGGCTTGATGAAGCAATAAATCACCACGCAGTGAATGTTTCTGAACCAAAAAGTATGTCAGAGCTCACTGACATACGACTCAGAGCCTCCTCTAGCTAAACAGAATGTCTGAAGGCCAGCTCACAGGTGTCACTGGTATGCCTTCAGACAATTATCCCAGAGAATTTAACTAGTAACCTCCCTAGGATTTGCAACTATAAGTCTCAATGTTGTTTAAAGTCTGGCAACTTGTATGGCCAGTAAGGTGGATCCATCCCAGGTTTTAGGATGAGATCAAATACacgtggctcaacgcgtttctgtgcTCTTATTGTTAGCACTTTGTCAGGAGCCATACACAGGAGACCTTCTTCGCATAATATCCCTGCCTGAAAGTAACTACATTAAGTGCTaacaataaggctaggtctacactgcaccatttgtcgcgcgacaatttttataatggcagtctatggtgtcgcactgcaacatgcgacatgctgcaactgcgacgcgacagtcgcagaaaatccattcgagatggatttttctgcgactgtcgtgtcgcagtcgcagcatgtcgcagtgcgacaccatagactgccattataaaaattgtcacgcgaactgttgcgccctatctgtcgtcgtgtagacctagcctaagacacacatacagaatataaaaaatacaaataccatAAAGATGAAGCTAACAAGCCGgtacagaggggagaggtccctgaccacaagagcttacaatctacaagggaaggagaaggacacagtagatgAGGGTAAAAGCTGCTCATCTGGCTATGTGGTGGCAGTATAGTCATTGTAgatggtaggctttcctgaagaggtgggtttttattgtaattttgaaGGGTTGGATGTTGGAGAAAGAGTCTGATATACTGATCTgccgagttccagagtatggaggATGCAGGTGAGAAATATTGTAGAAAATTTACTGAAGAACTGACAAGAGAACAAAgaaagaaggaggtcttgtgaggatcagagattatATCTGAAGATGTATTGAAAAATCTGATGAGATACACGGGAACAGATTGTGGACAGCCTTACTAACCTAGTGGTTACTATTATCAACTGCATTCACTGGACAATGTGGAAAACCTAATTTgctacttctctgcccaagcctccaatctatccagatccatttgaGGCCGTATAAGTGAGCTGACTACAGTACCTACAGAATTCAGCATCTGCCTCCAGGTAATAAAGAAGCAGTGAGGATACATATGAAACACATATATGAGCATCACTTGGTCACTGAAGTCATGTTGGCATTATTCAGGGGTTAATTAACAGATGTGACATCACCAGCGATTCCCACCACCGATATATCACTCAGCTCCAGTATCTAGATAGGTTTACCATTAAAGCACAGGAATGTACATATGGGGTTAATTATCACAGATCACCCGGTCAGATAAATCAGTGATATAGTCATCATGCCACCAATATCACTGTCTCCGCACCAGAGGTTTAGTCTGTAGGAGCAATGAAGGTCACAGCGCTAGGAGAAAGTATAATATAAGCAAAAAGACAATGTCTGTCAGTGACAATGGTGACGCTGTCGTGGAGCAAATAGAAGAGCTTATTTTATCTGTAAATACTGTTTGGATGAAGATGAAATATTAATATGTCCACATACGTTATAAAACTATTACATGGAGCGTCGTTACTTCTCCCCATGTCACTCTGGACTCTCCCGCAGTGTGGGTGGAGGTGTGAATACAGTGATAAGAAGCAAGGTTCATGGGGACAGTTCATCTTCACTGCTCTGGAGGTAAACAAGGCTCTTCTTCTCTTCTGAGAAATATATTGTAGTTGTTTGGTTGATCCAGAATAAttccaccccaaaaataaatattctTATTGGCTTTTAAGCTGGAGATGCACGGTGACATCAAATGATTTGTTGCATTGTGACACTACATATAACGACTGTCAATATGTTCACAATGcgactataaaaaaaacaacacttggATACTTGGTAGCAGGTCATATGTGACTTTTTCCATGATAGAACACAATGCAAGTCATCTGCAACTACAACTTGTGCAATTTGGTAGATATTTTTTATTGCCAAATCTTAGCTAAAATAGCTACACAACAGCAAAAATAAGATGGGtttgaaaaacatattttttgctCTTATAGCATTTCCCATATCTAAAAAACAATATAGTATCTTCTGATCTGGTGAGCTTTAGAATTTTAGTTCCTTTTCACAAAGCAGTTTCAACATATAAAATATCATCATGACTTCTCACCTGTATGAATTCTCTTATGTCTAACAAAATGATATTTATCtaaaaaatatttcccacattctgaacatgaatacggcttttctcctgtgtgacttctctgatgaatGTTAAGTTTGGCTTTAgtagtaaaacatttctcacactctgaacatgaatatggcttctctcctgtgtgacttctcctaTGTATAACAAGACTGGATTGatctttaaaacatttcccacattctgaacatgaatatggcttttctcctgtgtgacttctctgatgaatGTTAAGTTTGGCTTTAGtgataaaacatttctcacactctgaacatgaatatggcttctctcctgtgtgggttttctcatgtttaacaagaccTGATTTAtctttaaaacatttttcacattgtgaacatgaatatggcttctctcctgtgtgacttctctcatgtataacaagatggaATTTACTTGtacaacatttcccacattctaaacatgaatatggattctcccctgtgtgaattctctcatgtttaacaagatctgatttatatATAAAACAGTTCTCACATTTCAAACATGAATATAgtttctctcctgtatgaattcTCCTATGTTGAACAAGACTGTATTTatctgcaaaacatttcccacattctgaacatgaatatggcttctctcctgtgtgacttctcctaTGTTTAACAAGACTAGagttatctgtaaaacatttaccacattctgaacatgaatagggtttctctcctgtgtgacttctcctaTGTATAACAAGACTGGATtgatctgtaaaacatttcccacattctgaacaagaatatggcttctctcctgtgtgaattctcttatgtctAACAAAATtggatttatctgtaaaacatttcccacattctgaacatgaatatggcttttctcctgtgtgatttctctgatgaatGTTAAGTCTGGCTTTAGTAGTAAAACCTTTTTcacactctgaacatgaatatggcttctctcctgtgtgaattttctgatgtttaacaagacttgatttatctttaaaacttttttcacattgtgaacatgaatatggcttctctcctgtgtgacttctctcatgtataacaagatggaATTTACTTGcataacatttcccacattctgaacataaatatggcttctctcctttgtGACTTTTGTTATGCCTAACAAGACtggatttatctgtaaaacatttcccacattctaaacatgagtatggattctcccctgtgtgacttctctcatgtttaacaagatctgatttatatttaaaacagttctcacattctgaacatgaatatggtttctctcctgtgtgacttctcctaTGTATAACAAGTTTGGATTTatctataaaacatttcccacattctgaacatgaatatggcttttctcctgtgtgaattctctcatgtataacaagatgtgatttttttgtaaaacatttcccacattctaaacagcaGTACGACTGCCCTGCAGTGCGAATTCTTCTGTGTGTAGAAAGTCTTGAATTTTCTTTAGAATCTTTACCGCCCTGAAACCTTTTATCCCCTTTGTGACCTGTATTTGTGGTAATCTGTAATTGGTCACTAGAAGCTTCCTCATAAGGGGGATTATATAatagatctgtactgtgaagtcctggGTGTATATTAAGTGTAATGAGGTTTTCTCCTGAGGAGCGCTGCATGATATCTTCATCTTCTTCTTGATAATTCATTGATAATATAGTATCGCCCTTAATATTTTTACTGAAAtaatctgtggggaaaaaaaataaatggaatttGTGATTATTTTTCAAACTACGGAGTGGACAAATATataatatctaatatctatctataatgGTATAAACCAGTTCTGCCTCTAatgtcaccagatgtaaggtagataTCCTATAAGTCATTGTCCAACAGTTTAAACAGATCTTGAGGCATGACTTGGATAATGATTAAGTCAGTATCATTAGAGCTCTTTTTTAATGTACCTGCTGCTGAAAAACTTACACTGCTCAGTACCAGATGCAGTCTCCCTGGTTCTGCAGTGACTAGATACCCTTCCTTCAGCAGCAGGTTCAGTTTCTAATTCCTTCTGCTGTGTTATTTCACTGCAGCCTGGACAAAGCTTGTGAGAGACAGCAGGAGCGGGGGAGGAGGTACACTGAAAGGAGCAtgacacttaaagggagtctttcacgcagattcaccctattaacctaataacagtcttatgtccacggcatcccccctattaaaacggtgcttaccgtttgttccttgcttgtggagaaaaacactttaaatccgcatgcaaatgagtctgtgaaggtgcccaggcccctgggtcattttcatgcgAAGGCACTCCCCCTCTGACGCGTCTGCCAGCCCTTAGTCTCtgttctaacctccctcctcccgtccgtaatcccgcgcatgtgCACGCTAAACTGCAATGCCCTGGCCCAACAGTGCTCATTCAATGCGCACGCGGCAATATCGCGTTCATCGACACATGCGTGGGATTAcggacgggaggagggaggttagaacaGAGACTATGGGCGGGCAGATGCGGCGGAGGGGGAGTGCCTTCGTATGAAAATGAACCAGGGGCCTGGGCACGGTCgttgtaacgccgcccctgggcaccttcacagactCATTTGCATGCGGATGTTTTTCTCCACAACGATGCTAGCAAGGAACAAACGGTGAGCGTCGTTTTAATAGGGGGTATGCCGTGaacataacactgttattaggttaatagggtgaatctgcgtaaaagactccctttaaagaaacttaaaggctatgtacacctttggagtacatttttttatgattgcatttaacttatgTTTGGTTAAAAATCGTATTTTCAATTggaatttattaaaaatattgagctgttcagtcataaagggttaactgtttctcTAGCTatatgactggtactttcacttttacttggtgccggtcatctaataagcctcatttctaaactactgagagtttATAAAAACACTTATTTAGGCCACATTCTTATCGGTAAGATAAAGATTGAGcttcaatgagtgtttataatgggagagagcagagataaggagtccgtctgctccccagatgacggaaaagaccaacaaacatcctatggacagatgaaaccaagatcaacttgtaccagagtgatcggaagagaagagtatggagaaggaaaggaactgctcatgatcctaagcataccacttcatcagtgaagcatggtggtggtagtgtcatggcgtgggcgtgtatggctgccaatggaactggttctcttgtatttattgatgatgtgactgctgacaaacgcagcaggatgaattctgaagtgtttcgggcaatattatctgctcatattcagccaaatgcttcagaactcattggacggcgcttcacagtgcagatggacaatgacccaaagcatactgcaaaagcaaccaaagagttttttttaggggaaagaagtggaatgttatgcaatggccaagtcaatcaccggacctgaatccgattgagcatgcatttcagttGCTGAatgcaaaactgaagggaaaatgccacaagaacaagcaggaactgaagacagttgtagtagaggcctggcagagcatcaccagggatgaaacccaacgtctcgtgatgtctatgcgttccagacttcaggctgtaattgacttgcTGTAAttgaggatttgcaaccaagtattaaaaagtgaaagtttgatttatgattattattattctgtcccattacttttggtccctcaacaagggaggcacatatgcaaactgttgtaattcctacaccgttcacctgatttggatgtaaacaacctcaaattaaagctgacagtctgcaggtaaggcacatcttgttcgtttaatttcaaatccattgtggtggtgtatagagccaaaaatgttagaattgtgtccatgtcccaatatttatggacctgactgtatataaaaatgagtttctgtctgtctagacgttctttatgcgtgaccaaacgactggaccgatcttcaccaaatttgacacacaggtacatcaggtgttttagaccaggtctcagctctctaggacgtaccgttcccgagatatttCCCCAAAatgatccccccctccccaaatacaagcctgcactcttagcgtctggccactgttagcgcatcgcccaccacACTGCTGATCAGCgcgtttgaatatttttttttttacacttttggggattttcaaatttttgggttattttttttttctcggtGTAGGGCAAAGTCCGTAAACACccgtcccccacacacacgcacactgaataaagttttccacgcacacacactccgctatggcccgccagacgttctcggtccaggaggcatatgccctgcttgcctccgactccgagagccccagtcaggacgaggatgaccccactttccttttgtcatccgcgtcctcctcatcatctagcgatgatgatgagcccccaaggcggcggagacgccgccaggcggatcaaggggaccgccatgctagggaccctgtggcccacactagtacaagcagctctggggctcgtactagttttcaggcccaccagataagtccacctgagccctctaccggtgaacttgtctggtgtaccccagagcattttgagcctgcgattcctgattttgttggttagccaggaatccagattcccacagtgggcttcactgaatacgactattttagtctttttttcagtgaccactttgtgaatctgatggtggagcaaatgaacctgtacgcccaacagttcattgctcaacacccgggctcctttttggctacggccggtggctggactccggtcagtgcagccgagatgaggaagttttggggcctcgtgctgcacacgggcctagtcaaaaaacctagtgtcaggcattactggagtgga
This portion of the Bufo gargarizans isolate SCDJY-AF-19 chromosome 1, ASM1485885v1, whole genome shotgun sequence genome encodes:
- the LOC122925019 gene encoding zinc finger protein 260-like yields the protein MNYQEEDEDIMQRSSGENLITLNIHPGLHSTDLLYNPPYEEASSDQLQITTNTGHKGDKRFQGGKDSKENSRLSTHRRIRTAGQSYCCLECGKCFTKKSHLVIHERIHTGEKPYSCSECGKCFIDKSKLVIHRRSHTGEKPYSCSECENCFKYKSDLVKHERSHTGENPYSCLECGKCFTDKSSLVRHNKSHKGEKPYLCSECGKCYASKFHLVIHERSHTGEKPYSCSQCEKSFKDKSSLVKHQKIHTGEKPYSCSECEKGFTTKARLNIHQRNHTGEKPYSCSECGKCFTDKSNFVRHKRIHTGEKPYSCSECGKCFTDQSSLVIHRRSHTGEKPYSCSECGKCFTDNSSLVKHRRSHTGEKPYSCSECGKCFADKYSLVQHRRIHTGEKLYSCLKCENCFIYKSDLVKHERIHTGENPYSCLECGKCCTSKFHLVIHERSHTGEKPYSCSQCEKCFKDKSGLVKHEKTHTGEKPYSCSECEKCFITKAKLNIHQRSHTGEKPYSCSECGKCFKDQSSLVIHRRSHTGEKPYSCSECEKCFTTKAKLNIHQRSHTGEKPYSCSECGKYFLDKYHFVRHKRIHTGEKS